TATCCCATCATTTTCTGCTCTAATCGGTTCTTCAATATTAAAACACCCGGTCATAACGACCATAAGCCCGATCAAGAGCGACATTAAGCCTAATTTCCTTGCCACTCTATGTCCTCCTATCTCTTTTCCTGCTTTTATATAATCTATAATGACGTCATTCTATAAAAGTTTATCACCAGTATGACTGATTCACAAAACCGATAAACCTTCTAAGAATGACCGGATACACGCGTTTCTTACAATTCAGTCTTCTTTTTTTCTGGAACAGGGTCAAGTCCCCCAGGATGAAAAGGCTGACATTTTACAATACGTTTTAACGTAAGCCAACCCCCTTTAAAAATACCAAAACGGCTGATCGCTTCAATTCCATAATGAGAACAAGTCGGATAAAAACGGCATGTTGGCGGTGTAAAACGGGAAATCCACCGCTGGTAAAATTTGATCATCCCGATTAACATCCATTTCATGTTACCTCACCTCAGGCTTTCATATTCCTATTACTTCTAAACAGCC
The genomic region above belongs to Bacillus sp. A301a_S52 and contains:
- the yidD gene encoding membrane protein insertion efficiency factor YidD, yielding MKWMLIGMIKFYQRWISRFTPPTCRFYPTCSHYGIEAISRFGIFKGGWLTLKRIVKCQPFHPGGLDPVPEKKKTEL